A part of Rattus rattus isolate New Zealand chromosome 6, Rrattus_CSIRO_v1, whole genome shotgun sequence genomic DNA contains:
- the LOC116902782 gene encoding LOW QUALITY PROTEIN: multifunctional protein ADE2-like (The sequence of the model RefSeq protein was modified relative to this genomic sequence to represent the inferred CDS: inserted 4 bases in 3 codons) — MATAEVLNIGXKVYEGKTKEVYELLDSPGRVLLQSKDQITAGNAARKNHLEGKASISNKITSXDQLLQEAGTKTAFTKKCGETAFIAPQCEMIPIEWVCRRIATGSFLKRNPGVKEGYKFYPPKVEMFFKDDASNDPQWSEEQLIAAKFCFAGLVIGQTEVDIMSHATQAIFEILEKSWLPQNCTLVDMKIEFGVDVTTKEIVLADVTDNDSWRLWPSGDRSQQKDIQSYRDLKEVTPEGLQMXKENFEWVADRVELLLKSDSQCRVVVLMGSTSDLGHCEKIKKACGNFGILCELRVTSARKGPDETLRIKAEYEGDGIPTLFVPVAGRNNGLGPVMSGNTAYPVISCPPITPDWGAQDVWSSLGLLSGIGCSTILSPEGSAQFAAQIFGLNNHLVWAKHRASKLNTWISLKQADKKIRECNL; from the exons ATGGCGACAGCTGAAGTACTGAACATTG GAAAGGTCTATGAGGGTAAAACAAAGGAAGTTTATGAATTGTTAGACAGTCCAGGAAGAGTCCTCCTGCAGTCCAAGGACCAGATTACAGCAGGAAATGCAGCTAGAAAGAACCACCTGGAAGGCAAAGCCTCCATCTCCAATAAGATCACCAG AGATCAGTTGTTACAGGAAGCTGGCACAAAAACTGCTTTCACCAAGAAATGTGGGGAGACTGCTTTCATTGCACCCCAGTGTGAAATGATTCCAATTGAGTGGGTATGCCGAAGAATCGCCACTGGATCTTTTCTCAAAAGGAACCCTGGTGTGAAGGAGGGGTATAAGTTTTATCCACCAAAAGTAGAGATGTTCTTCAAGGATGATGCCAGTAACGACCCACAGTGGTCTGAGGAGCAACTCATTGCTGCAAAATTTTGTTTTGCTGGACTTGTTATAGGGCAAACTGAAGTGGATATCATGAGTCATGCCACACAAGCTATTTTTGAAATTCTGGAGAAATCCTGGCTGCCCCAAAACTGTACACTGGTTGATATGAAGATTGAGTTTGGTGTTGATGTAACCACCAAAGAGATTGTTCTTGCTGATGTCACAGATAATGATTCCTGGAGACTATGGCCATCGGGAGATCGGAGCCAGCAGAAAGACATACAGTCTTATCGGGATCTCAAAGAAGTAACTCCAGAAGGACTCCAGA GTAAGGAAAACTTTGAGTGGGTTGCAGACCGAGTGGAGTTGCTTCTCAAGTCAGACAGTCAGTGCAGGGTGGTAGTGCTGATGGGTTCAACCTCTGACCTTGGTCACTGTGAAAAAATTAAGAAGGCTTGTGGAAACTTTGGGATTCTGTGTGAACTTAGAGTAACATCTGCACGTAAAGGACCAGATGAAACTTTGAGGATTAAAGCAGAATATGAAGGGGATGGCATACCTACCCTATTTGTCCCAGTGGCGGGCAGGAACAATGGACTAGGCCCAGTGATGTCTGGTAATACTGCATATCCGGTTATCAGCTGTCCCCCAATCACACCAGACTGGGGTGCTCAGGATGTGTGGTCATCTCTGGGACTGCTCAGTGGAATTGGCTGTTCAACTATACTTTCTCCAGAAGGATCAGCCCAGTTTGCTGCTCAGATATTTGGGTTAAACAACCATTTGGTGTGGGCCAAACATCGAGCAAGCAAACTGAACACGTGGATATCCTTAAAGCAGGCCGATAAGAAAATCAGAGAGTGCAATTTGTAA